The following proteins are co-located in the Candidatus Competibacteraceae bacterium genome:
- a CDS encoding PIN domain-containing protein, which produces MLTDTGPLVALINRNDPHHERCKAAVREWPAVPLLTTWPCWTEAMYLLHRAGGYPAQATLWRWRAGGQVRLQGLTEADIDRMAVLMEKYRDRPMDLADASLVVVAERLSLRQVFTVDGDFHIYRLADGSALESVPYRA; this is translated from the coding sequence GTGCTGACGGATACCGGGCCGCTGGTGGCGCTGATTAATCGGAACGATCCCCATCATGAACGGTGTAAGGCGGCGGTGCGGGAGTGGCCCGCCGTGCCGTTGTTGACGACGTGGCCGTGTTGGACCGAGGCCATGTATTTGCTGCATCGGGCGGGCGGCTATCCGGCTCAGGCGACGCTGTGGCGCTGGCGGGCGGGCGGTCAAGTGCGGCTGCAGGGGTTGACCGAGGCGGACATCGACCGCATGGCGGTGTTGATGGAGAAATACCGGGATCGACCGATGGATTTGGCCGATGCGTCGTTGGTGGTCGTCGCCGAGCGCCTGAGTCTCCGGCAGGTGTTTACGGTGGACGGGGATTTCCATATTTATCGCTTGGCGGATGGCTCGGCGCTGGAAAGTGTGCCGTATCGGGCATAG
- a CDS encoding helicase: MTPADVRDRLIAALRTDLVGPALADEILNEPPVRWYLTGFLAPLNAQVEQRGDPDAEDELDLLEPASPAAEDNASPERVTARHSLFPASLGLSVLVSAETPSLTVQLDWGDYQRLAAPPATAVPTEDDNTPPATETWQRTPRHPDPLTLTLPATGHQPRHSQPVPGDPRLQLAYSVRALPAGLDDRLPPGARIVSIFLSNERGDAPTAERRDEHYVFQPTITVTSPRPLLPQPNLRGRDARNDWDERIADLHYRDVSAYAVGHGVATEALFTEIPPLPKGGTECAMSAASICHSVRTEWIPQAAVDFVAPSNMPAVELRMEVLAALPDTAAAHTALQPLLTDYRAWLAQQQAQLPTLRASQQTIGQELLNRATQAAERIDAGLNALRDPAIFSAFCLTNRVMARAARQRDAQQHISRTPAWRPFQLAFLLLNLRGLSKPTHDDRGVVDLLFFPTGGGKTEAYLGLAAFTLILRRLRNPGIQSAGLTVLMRYTLRLLTLDQLGRAAALICALELEREADPKTLGAWPFEIGLWVGQAATPNRMGRKGDDNDHTARHKTMAYKAGKTTIPPIPLENCPWCGEKFTPNAFQLTPNPDTPTDLRVICVNRACDFAGHTGRTLPMLSVDEPIYRRLPGFLIATVDKFAALPWTGETGALFGGVDHYDAHGFYGPCQTGGQPLPETRLPPPELIIQDELHLISGPLGTIAGLYETALETLCVPHADAPRPKIIASTATVRRAAHQIRALFNRRDADIFPPPGLDRRDSFFAETHPPTQTPPRLYVGVAAQGRSLKVVMLRTDLALMAAAQRAYEEAGGAKTVPNPADPYMTLLGYFNSLRELGGSRRIVEDEVTTRLQTYEKRHVLNEPPGRFADRKIHFDVLELTSRVSTADVAQARRRLERDFTQDDRVDIALATNMISVGLDITRLGLMVLLGQPKTSAEYIQASSRVGRDPQRPGLVVTLLNIHRPRDRSHYEHFAAYHQTFYRSVEATSVTPFAPRALDRALPAVLTALMRHADPTLTPPHGAAALEAQRPRLETALLRVLGDRAAGHAALPAAETSALQHNVSDRAKDLLDEWCRIAHDHAQHGGMLQYQHEAGGVARLLYEFLNTDAPPAWKFRANRSMRDVEPSVNLWLKTLDGQDVTP; the protein is encoded by the coding sequence ATGACCCCCGCCGACGTTCGTGATCGCCTCATCGCCGCCCTGCGCACCGACCTGGTCGGCCCGGCGTTGGCTGATGAAATCCTCAATGAACCCCCCGTCCGCTGGTATCTCACCGGCTTTCTCGCCCCGCTCAACGCCCAAGTCGAGCAGCGCGGCGATCCCGACGCCGAAGACGAACTCGATCTGCTCGAACCGGCGTCCCCCGCCGCCGAAGACAACGCCAGCCCGGAGCGGGTCACCGCCCGGCACTCCCTGTTTCCCGCCTCGCTGGGCCTGAGCGTCCTGGTCAGCGCCGAGACCCCGAGCCTCACCGTGCAACTCGACTGGGGAGATTACCAGCGGCTCGCTGCGCCACCGGCCACTGCCGTACCCACCGAGGACGACAATACCCCGCCCGCCACCGAAACATGGCAACGCACCCCGCGCCATCCCGACCCCCTCACCCTGACGCTGCCCGCAACCGGCCATCAACCCCGGCACAGTCAACCCGTCCCCGGCGATCCCCGGCTCCAACTCGCCTACAGCGTCCGCGCCCTGCCCGCCGGTCTGGACGACCGCCTGCCGCCCGGCGCCCGCATCGTCTCGATCTTCCTCAGCAACGAACGCGGCGATGCCCCCACCGCCGAGCGCCGCGATGAACACTACGTCTTTCAGCCCACGATCACCGTCACCAGTCCCCGCCCGTTGCTGCCGCAACCCAATCTGCGCGGGCGCGATGCCCGCAACGACTGGGACGAGCGCATCGCCGACCTGCACTATCGCGACGTGTCCGCCTACGCCGTCGGCCATGGCGTCGCCACCGAGGCCCTCTTCACCGAAATCCCCCCTTTGCCAAAGGGGGGGACTGAATGCGCCATGTCGGCAGCGAGCATCTGCCACAGCGTGCGCACCGAATGGATCCCTCAAGCCGCCGTGGATTTCGTCGCCCCGTCGAACATGCCGGCGGTCGAGTTACGCATGGAGGTCCTGGCCGCCTTGCCGGACACCGCCGCCGCCCACACCGCCTTGCAACCCTTGCTTACCGACTACCGCGCCTGGCTGGCTCAGCAACAGGCGCAACTCCCCACCCTCCGCGCCTCACAACAAACCATCGGTCAGGAACTGCTGAACCGCGCCACCCAGGCCGCCGAGCGCATCGACGCCGGTCTGAACGCCCTGCGCGATCCGGCGATCTTCAGCGCGTTTTGTCTGACGAACCGGGTCATGGCCCGCGCCGCCCGCCAGCGCGACGCCCAACAGCACATTTCGCGAACCCCGGCATGGCGGCCCTTCCAATTGGCCTTTCTCCTGCTCAATCTGCGCGGCCTGAGCAAACCGACCCATGACGACCGGGGCGTGGTCGATCTGCTGTTCTTCCCCACCGGCGGCGGTAAAACCGAAGCCTATCTGGGCCTGGCCGCCTTCACCCTGATCCTGCGCCGCTTGCGGAATCCCGGCATTCAATCCGCTGGTCTCACGGTACTCATGCGCTACACCCTGCGCCTGCTGACCCTCGACCAACTGGGCCGCGCCGCCGCCCTGATCTGCGCCCTGGAACTGGAACGCGAAGCCGATCCGAAAACGCTCGGCGCCTGGCCGTTTGAAATCGGTCTGTGGGTCGGCCAAGCCGCCACCCCGAATCGCATGGGCCGCAAAGGCGACGATAACGACCACACCGCCCGCCATAAAACCATGGCCTACAAGGCCGGTAAAACCACGATCCCCCCGATCCCTCTGGAAAACTGCCCGTGGTGCGGCGAAAAATTCACCCCGAATGCATTCCAACTGACACCGAATCCCGACACGCCGACCGACTTGCGGGTGATCTGCGTCAACCGCGCCTGTGACTTTGCCGGCCACACCGGGCGCACCTTGCCGATGCTCAGTGTCGACGAACCGATTTACCGGCGCTTGCCGGGCTTTCTCATCGCCACGGTGGACAAATTCGCCGCCCTGCCGTGGACCGGCGAAACCGGCGCGTTATTCGGCGGGGTCGATCATTACGATGCACACGGCTTTTACGGTCCCTGCCAGACCGGCGGCCAACCGTTGCCCGAAACACGCCTGCCGCCGCCCGAACTGATCATCCAGGACGAACTGCATTTGATCTCCGGCCCGCTGGGCACCATCGCCGGCCTGTACGAAACCGCCCTGGAAACGCTCTGTGTCCCCCACGCCGACGCGCCCCGGCCCAAGATCATCGCCTCGACCGCCACCGTGCGCCGCGCCGCCCATCAAATTCGCGCCCTGTTCAATCGCCGCGACGCCGATATCTTTCCGCCGCCCGGCCTGGATCGCCGCGACAGTTTCTTTGCCGAAACCCACCCGCCGACGCAAACCCCGCCGCGCCTGTATGTGGGCGTCGCCGCCCAGGGGCGCAGTCTCAAGGTGGTCATGTTGCGCACCGACCTGGCGCTGATGGCCGCCGCGCAACGCGCTTATGAGGAGGCCGGTGGCGCCAAGACGGTCCCGAATCCCGCCGATCCGTATATGACCCTGCTCGGTTACTTCAACAGCCTGCGCGAACTCGGCGGCAGCCGGCGCATCGTCGAGGATGAAGTCACCACCCGCCTGCAAACCTACGAGAAACGCCATGTCCTGAACGAACCGCCGGGCCGTTTTGCCGACCGCAAAATTCACTTTGACGTACTGGAACTCACCTCACGGGTCAGCACCGCCGACGTGGCCCAAGCCAGACGCCGTCTGGAGCGCGATTTCACCCAGGATGACCGGGTCGATATCGCCCTGGCCACCAACATGATCTCGGTCGGCCTCGACATCACCCGCCTCGGCCTGATGGTGCTGCTCGGCCAGCCCAAGACCAGCGCCGAATACATCCAGGCCAGCAGCCGTGTCGGTCGTGATCCGCAACGCCCCGGACTGGTGGTCACCCTGCTCAACATCCATCGCCCGCGCGACCGCTCCCACTACGAACATTTCGCCGCCTATCATCAAACCTTCTACCGCAGCGTCGAAGCCACCAGCGTTACCCCGTTTGCCCCGCGCGCCCTGGATCGCGCCCTGCCCGCCGTGCTCACCGCCCTGATGCGCCATGCCGACCCCACCCTGACCCCGCCGCACGGCGCGGCGGCATTGGAAGCGCAACGGCCGCGCCTGGAAACCGCGCTGTTGCGCGTCCTTGGCGACCGCGCGGCCGGTCACGCCGCCCTGCCCGCCGCCGAAACCAGCGCGCTGCAACACAACGTCAGCGACCGGGCCAAGGATCTGCTCGACGAATGGTGCCGCATCGCCCACGACCACGCCCAGCACGGCGGCATGCTGCAATACCAGCACGAAGCCGGCGGCGTCGCCCGCCTGCTCTATGAATTTCTCAATACCGACGCGCCGCCCGCCTGGAAATTCCGCGCCAACCGCTCCATGCGCGACGTCGAACCGAGTGTCAACTTATGGCTGAAAACCCTCGACGGCCAGGACGTGACGCCATGA
- a CDS encoding DUF1998 domain-containing protein, producing the protein MKKPAKNDKNDAHPHGQVRRSQLLNIYGPGALIDLPKHSALVGGLDDWRGTGTLIDEPRLLQKIRRFLPEIRELREPPIDSDPRCPNTGVTVWQFPEWFVTQDFVRGRARRLVHRRLLNRGKLEDEDDKRTKHPVVPVRFVRACPKGHIGDIDWYAFVHDDPKSPCRRTLWLEEQGSSGDLASLWVRCDCGNRRSVAAASKREFKALGYCNGSRPWLGRAAEKEDCDELNRLLIRSASHAYFAQLLSVISLPLEQDDPVMDAIAAVWNSLQKVDSTEKLDILRELLPDVETALQGLDSTAVLTAIHARRNAGKASSGPSSLTVKDAELEVLTASQDPIGRDHPDSVFYARAFTPALPVGTSRSTGAHAIERILLIHRLREVVAQVGFTRFEAVAPKTDGELADLDIGVERAALGLEAHWLPSVDNRGEGIFIGFQRDAIQHWLRQPAVIQRHEQLRQGFHAWLTEHPKSQREFPGADYLLLHTLSHLLLTVMALDCGYPASSIRERIYASDLGYGILLYTASPDAEGTLGGLVKAGERIHDHLQAALEWGRLCSNDPVCAQHRPDDPHERRFLHGAACHGCLLIAETSCEQGNDFLDRTLVVPTVDSAAAAFFPDPPCPTPGPG; encoded by the coding sequence ATGAAAAAGCCGGCCAAGAACGACAAGAACGACGCGCACCCACATGGCCAAGTCCGTCGTAGCCAATTGCTCAACATCTATGGCCCCGGCGCCTTGATCGACCTGCCGAAGCATTCCGCGCTGGTCGGTGGCCTCGATGATTGGCGCGGGACCGGAACCTTAATCGACGAACCCCGGCTGTTGCAGAAAATTCGCCGATTCCTCCCCGAGATCCGCGAACTGCGCGAACCGCCGATCGATTCCGATCCCCGATGCCCCAACACCGGCGTCACCGTCTGGCAATTCCCGGAATGGTTCGTCACCCAGGACTTCGTCCGGGGCCGCGCCCGTCGCCTGGTGCATCGGCGTTTGCTGAACCGCGGCAAGCTTGAAGACGAAGACGACAAAAGGACAAAGCACCCGGTGGTGCCGGTGCGCTTTGTCCGCGCCTGTCCCAAGGGCCATATCGGCGACATTGACTGGTATGCCTTCGTGCATGACGACCCCAAAAGCCCCTGTCGCCGGACCTTGTGGCTGGAAGAGCAGGGCAGCAGCGGCGACCTGGCCAGCCTGTGGGTGCGCTGCGACTGTGGCAACCGTCGCTCGGTGGCCGCCGCCTCGAAACGGGAGTTCAAGGCGCTGGGCTATTGCAACGGCAGCCGGCCCTGGCTGGGTCGGGCGGCGGAAAAAGAAGACTGCGACGAACTCAACCGCCTGTTGATCCGTTCCGCCAGCCACGCCTATTTCGCGCAGTTGCTCAGCGTCATCTCCCTGCCGCTGGAACAGGACGACCCGGTGATGGATGCCATCGCTGCTGTGTGGAACTCGCTGCAAAAGGTCGATTCCACTGAAAAGCTGGACATATTGCGTGAATTATTGCCCGATGTGGAAACCGCTTTACAGGGATTAGACAGCACTGCTGTTTTAACCGCCATCCACGCTCGCCGCAACGCCGGCAAAGCCAGCAGCGGCCCGTCGTCCCTGACGGTCAAGGATGCGGAATTGGAAGTTCTGACCGCCTCGCAAGACCCGATTGGCCGCGATCACCCCGACAGCGTGTTTTATGCCCGCGCCTTCACCCCGGCCCTCCCGGTGGGCACAAGCCGGAGTACGGGCGCGCACGCCATCGAACGCATCCTGCTGATTCACCGCCTGCGCGAAGTGGTCGCCCAAGTCGGCTTTACCCGCTTTGAAGCCGTCGCCCCGAAAACCGACGGTGAACTGGCTGATCTGGACATTGGCGTCGAACGGGCCGCCCTCGGGTTGGAGGCCCACTGGCTCCCCAGCGTGGACAACCGTGGCGAAGGTATCTTCATCGGCTTTCAGCGCGACGCGATCCAGCACTGGCTGCGCCAACCGGCGGTGATCCAGCGCCATGAACAACTGCGGCAAGGCTTCCATGCGTGGCTGACGGAACATCCGAAAAGCCAACGTGAATTCCCGGGGGCGGATTATCTGCTGTTGCACACCTTGTCCCACCTCCTGCTGACGGTGATGGCTCTGGACTGCGGTTATCCAGCCAGTTCGATCCGCGAGCGGATTTACGCCAGCGATCTGGGTTACGGCATCCTGCTCTACACCGCCTCCCCCGACGCCGAAGGCACCTTGGGCGGCTTGGTCAAAGCCGGCGAGCGCATCCACGATCACCTGCAAGCGGCCTTGGAGTGGGGGCGCTTGTGCAGTAACGACCCGGTCTGTGCCCAACACCGACCGGACGACCCTCACGAACGACGCTTTTTGCACGGCGCGGCCTGTCACGGCTGCCTGCTGATCGCCGAAACCTCGTGTGAACAGGGCAACGACTTTCTGGATCGCACCCTGGTCGTGCCGACCGTGGATAGCGCCGCCGCCGCTTTTTTTCCCGATCCGCCATGCCCAACCCCTGGTCCCGGCTGA
- the ispB gene encoding octaprenyl diphosphate synthase, which yields MEIEQIRAPVADDMRAVNALIRRQLHSDVMLINQLAGYIIDSGGKRLRPATVLLAARACGYAGDRHIDAAAIIEFIHTATLLHDDVVDESSLRRGRETANAIWGSQASVLVGDFLYSRSFQMMVGIGNMRVMEILADTTNTIAEGEVLQLLNCHDPDTSEERYMAVIHCKTAKLFEAAAQLGAVLAGRPEGEERALAHYGLHLGTAFQMIDDVLDYSASSAELGKNIGDDLAEGKPTLPLIHAMRHGTPEQVRIIREAIEHGGLEHIDIVTRTIESTGALDYTSRLAAREAEQAVASLASLADSSAKDALAGLARFAVNRHS from the coding sequence ATGGAAATCGAACAAATCCGCGCGCCGGTCGCGGACGACATGCGCGCCGTCAACGCCCTGATCCGCCGGCAGCTCCATTCCGACGTGATGCTGATCAACCAGTTGGCCGGCTATATCATCGACAGCGGCGGCAAACGGCTGCGGCCGGCGACCGTGCTGCTGGCGGCGCGGGCCTGCGGCTATGCCGGCGACCGGCATATCGACGCCGCCGCCATCATCGAGTTCATCCACACCGCCACCCTGTTGCACGATGATGTGGTGGACGAATCCAGCTTGCGCCGCGGACGGGAAACCGCCAACGCCATCTGGGGCAGTCAGGCCAGCGTGCTGGTGGGCGACTTCTTATATTCCCGTTCGTTTCAAATGATGGTCGGCATCGGCAACATGCGAGTCATGGAGATTTTGGCCGATACCACCAATACCATCGCCGAGGGCGAAGTCCTGCAATTGCTGAATTGCCACGACCCCGATACCAGCGAAGAGCGCTACATGGCGGTGATTCACTGCAAAACCGCCAAGCTGTTCGAGGCGGCGGCGCAACTGGGAGCGGTGCTGGCCGGTCGGCCGGAGGGGGAGGAGCGGGCACTGGCCCACTACGGGCTACACTTGGGAACCGCTTTTCAAATGATCGACGATGTGCTGGATTACAGCGCTTCCAGCGCCGAACTGGGCAAGAACATCGGTGACGACCTGGCCGAAGGTAAGCCGACCCTGCCGCTGATTCACGCCATGCGCCATGGCACGCCCGAGCAGGTTCGGATCATTCGCGAGGCCATTGAGCACGGTGGACTGGAACACATCGATATCGTCACCCGTACTATTGAGTCCACCGGGGCGCTGGACTATACTTCGCGTCTTGCCGCGAGGGAAGCCGAACAGGCAGTCGCCAGCCTGGCGTCGCTGGCCGATTCAAGTGCCAAGGATGCCCTGGCTGGATTGGCCCGCTTTGCGGTGAATCGCCACTCTTAA
- the rplU gene encoding 50S ribosomal protein L21: protein MYAVIKTGGKQYRVAEGQTLKVEKLEIEEGASVEFDTVLMIADGDQITVGAPYVEGARVTATVKSQGRGPKIRIVKFRRRKHYRKTQGHRQSFTELSISGISGLQTTAWAAPNLEG from the coding sequence ATGTACGCAGTCATTAAAACCGGAGGCAAACAATACCGGGTAGCCGAGGGTCAGACCCTCAAGGTCGAAAAACTCGAAATCGAGGAAGGCGCCTCCGTGGAGTTCGACACGGTATTGATGATTGCCGATGGCGACCAGATTACAGTCGGCGCGCCCTATGTGGAAGGCGCCCGAGTGACGGCCACCGTCAAATCCCAGGGGCGCGGCCCCAAGATCCGCATCGTCAAGTTCCGCCGCCGCAAGCACTACCGCAAGACCCAGGGTCACCGCCAGTCCTTTACGGAGCTGAGCATCAGCGGCATCAGCGGCCTCCAGACGACCGCTTGGGCGGCGCCGAACCTCGAGGGCTGA
- the rpmA gene encoding 50S ribosomal protein L27 — protein MAHKKAGGSSRNGRDSQAQRLGVKLFGGQLARAGNIIIRQRGTRFYPGQNVGCGKDHTLFAKADGHVVFTVKGPHNRKYVSIQPAQ, from the coding sequence ATGGCACACAAGAAAGCAGGTGGCAGCAGCCGTAACGGTCGCGACTCGCAAGCACAGCGGTTGGGCGTCAAGCTGTTTGGCGGCCAACTGGCGCGCGCCGGGAATATCATCATCCGGCAGCGGGGCACCCGGTTCTATCCAGGCCAGAACGTCGGTTGCGGCAAGGATCATACTCTGTTCGCCAAGGCCGACGGCCATGTGGTGTTTACGGTCAAGGGTCCCCACAACCGCAAGTATGTGAGCATCCAGCCGGCGCAATAA
- the obgE gene encoding GTPase ObgE: MKFVDEVIIRVEAGDGGNGCVSFRREKYIPFGGPDGGDGGDGGSVYLRADAELNTLADYRFTQRFRAGRGQNGMSSDCTGRGGADLTIMVPVGTMAYDVGTGELIGDLVESDQCLLVARGGFHGLGNTRYKSSTNRAPRQFKPGTPGEARDLRLELKVIADVGLLGMPNAGKSTLIRAVSAARPKVADYPFTTLHPNLGVVRVGPLRGFVMADIPGLIEGAAEGSGLGIQFLRHLSRTRLLLHLVDVAPYSDSGDPLRDVEIILSELTKYSTELAERERWLVLNKLDVLPPEERAARVAEIVAALGWTGPVFGISAANGEGTDALIEAVMTRLEERRREEAAARLEDEAGDAR, translated from the coding sequence ATGAAATTCGTTGATGAGGTCATCATCCGGGTCGAGGCTGGCGATGGCGGCAACGGCTGCGTCAGCTTCCGGCGGGAGAAATATATTCCCTTCGGTGGTCCCGACGGCGGTGACGGCGGTGATGGCGGCAGTGTCTACCTGCGGGCCGATGCCGAACTGAATACCCTGGCCGATTACCGCTTTACCCAGCGGTTCCGCGCCGGGCGTGGCCAGAACGGCATGAGCAGCGACTGCACCGGCCGCGGCGGCGCCGATCTGACCATCATGGTGCCGGTGGGCACCATGGCCTACGATGTCGGCACCGGCGAGTTAATCGGCGATCTGGTCGAATCGGACCAATGCCTGCTGGTGGCGCGCGGCGGCTTTCACGGGTTGGGCAACACCCGCTACAAGAGCAGCACCAACCGCGCGCCGCGCCAGTTCAAGCCGGGCACGCCGGGCGAGGCGCGCGACCTGCGGCTGGAGTTGAAAGTCATCGCCGACGTCGGCCTGCTGGGGATGCCGAACGCCGGCAAATCCACCCTGATCCGCGCCGTCTCCGCCGCCCGGCCCAAGGTGGCCGACTATCCCTTCACCACCCTGCATCCCAACCTGGGCGTGGTGCGGGTCGGACCGTTGCGCGGTTTCGTGATGGCCGACATTCCGGGGTTGATCGAGGGCGCCGCCGAGGGCTCGGGCCTGGGCATTCAGTTCCTGCGCCATCTGTCCCGTACCCGCTTGCTGCTGCATTTGGTGGACGTCGCGCCCTACAGCGACAGCGGTGATCCGTTGCGGGATGTCGAGATTATTCTGAGCGAATTGACCAAGTACAGCACCGAACTGGCCGAACGCGAGCGCTGGCTGGTGTTGAACAAACTGGATGTGTTGCCACCCGAAGAACGGGCGGCGCGGGTGGCCGAGATCGTGGCGGCGCTGGGCTGGACCGGGCCGGTATTCGGGATTTCCGCCGCCAATGGCGAGGGAACGGATGCCTTGATCGAGGCGGTCATGACGCGGCTGGAGGAGCGGCGGCGAGAGGAAGCGGCGGCGCGGCTGGAAGACGAGGCGGGCGATGCTCGATAA
- a CDS encoding glutamate 5-kinase: MLDKTRAQLGGARRWVVKIGSAMITNDGQGLDNFSIDAWVAQMAELHRAGRELLLVTSGAVAEGMRRLGWSQRPTVLSDLQAAAAVGQMGLVQAWEAAFERHGIRTAQVLLTHEDASDRQRYLNIRNTLRTLLRLRVVPVINENDTVAFEEIRFGDNDTLGALVANLVEAELYVILTDQQGLYDRNPRQFAEACLIGEGRAGDVALEAMAGGGAGSLGRGGMLTKLHAAGRAARSGAFTLLAWGREPEVLRRVAGGEALGTLLRPSQSPVAARKQWLAVQLQVRGRLHLDAGAVRALRTAGKSLLPVGVTAIEGRFERGDLVSCLDPAGGEVARGLMNYDVTHALLLIGKTTRRIEELLGHVDDPELIHRDNLVLV, from the coding sequence ATGCTCGATAAGACGCGCGCGCAGTTGGGCGGCGCCCGGCGCTGGGTGGTCAAGATCGGCAGCGCCATGATCACCAACGACGGCCAGGGGCTGGACAATTTCTCCATCGACGCCTGGGTGGCGCAGATGGCGGAACTGCATCGGGCCGGCCGGGAACTGTTGCTGGTGACTTCCGGCGCGGTGGCCGAGGGTATGCGGCGACTGGGCTGGAGCCAGCGGCCGACCGTGCTATCCGACTTGCAGGCGGCGGCGGCGGTGGGGCAAATGGGGCTGGTGCAGGCCTGGGAGGCGGCCTTCGAACGCCATGGCATCCGCACCGCGCAGGTCCTGCTCACCCACGAGGATGCCTCCGACCGCCAGCGCTATCTCAACATCCGCAATACCTTGCGTACCCTGCTGCGCTTGCGGGTGGTGCCGGTCATCAACGAAAACGACACGGTGGCCTTCGAGGAAATCCGCTTCGGCGACAACGACACCCTGGGCGCGCTGGTGGCCAATCTGGTGGAAGCGGAGCTGTACGTCATTCTCACCGACCAGCAGGGGCTGTACGACCGCAACCCGCGCCAGTTCGCGGAAGCTTGTCTGATCGGCGAGGGCCGGGCCGGCGATGTGGCGCTGGAAGCCATGGCCGGCGGCGGGGCGGGCAGTTTGGGGCGCGGCGGCATGTTGACCAAGCTGCACGCGGCGGGGCGGGCGGCGCGCTCCGGCGCTTTTACCCTGCTGGCCTGGGGGCGCGAACCGGAGGTGCTGCGGCGGGTGGCGGGCGGCGAGGCGCTGGGCACGCTGCTGCGGCCGAGTCAGAGCCCGGTGGCGGCGCGCAAGCAGTGGCTGGCGGTGCAGTTGCAGGTGCGCGGGCGGCTGCATTTGGACGCCGGGGCGGTGCGAGCCTTGCGCACGGCCGGCAAGAGTCTGCTGCCGGTCGGCGTGACGGCGATCGAAGGGCGGTTCGAGCGTGGCGATCTGGTGTCCTGCCTGGACCCCGCCGGTGGCGAAGTAGCGCGCGGACTGATGAACTACGATGTGACTCATGCCTTGCTACTGATCGGCAAGACCACCCGCCGCATCGAGGAACTGCTCGGGCATGTGGACGACCCGGAACTGATCCACCGGGATAATCTGGTGCTGGTGTAG
- a CDS encoding TIGR00266 family protein, translating into MARSLQPGANLPLPSGAEIRISVAWEPERPGGHEADASAFILRKGDRVSGDADFVFYNNPRSACGSLTLSQGTEPERQAFHIRLGDLPSDVAKIALCLTLHGHGSFAQARRIDLRVFDTARTELMSFSPPTTGMSEAALILGEVYRRNDQWKFRAVGQGFAGGLGPLATYFGVDIREEAPAASPPPVSRATAAQAAPVSIGKAPATGALPTGSIVRHSATADLDYEILYPGAYALARVDLPRGRHLKAQSDAMVAMAPTIDVESRMDGGLLGGLGRLMSGESFFLQTLTAARGPGSVFFAPAAPGEVAVLDLQAGDGYIIQKDGFLACSEAVQVSTQVQNIARGLFSQEGFFILKAEGRGLVFLESYGAIHEFNLQPGQQKIVDNGHLVAWSQSMRYELEMGNPGFIAAFTSGEKIVCRFFGPGRLLVQTRQPRQFGLWISRFLPG; encoded by the coding sequence ATGGCAAGGTCACTCCAGCCGGGCGCCAACCTGCCCCTGCCCAGCGGCGCGGAGATTCGGATCAGCGTCGCCTGGGAACCCGAACGGCCCGGTGGCCACGAAGCCGACGCCAGTGCTTTTATCCTGCGCAAGGGCGATCGCGTCAGTGGGGATGCGGACTTCGTGTTCTACAACAACCCGCGCTCGGCCTGCGGTTCCTTGACGCTGAGCCAGGGCACCGAACCGGAGCGACAGGCATTCCACATCCGACTCGGCGATTTGCCCAGCGACGTGGCCAAAATCGCCCTCTGTCTGACGCTGCACGGTCATGGTTCTTTTGCGCAGGCTCGCCGGATCGATCTCCGGGTCTTCGATACGGCGCGGACCGAACTGATGAGCTTCAGTCCACCCACCACCGGCATGAGCGAGGCGGCGCTGATTCTCGGCGAGGTCTACCGGCGCAACGATCAGTGGAAGTTTCGCGCGGTGGGCCAGGGCTTCGCCGGCGGTCTGGGGCCACTGGCCACCTACTTCGGGGTCGATATCCGCGAAGAAGCGCCTGCCGCATCTCCGCCGCCGGTATCGCGCGCCACCGCCGCGCAAGCCGCGCCCGTCTCCATCGGAAAAGCACCCGCCACCGGGGCCTTGCCCACCGGGAGCATCGTCCGCCATTCCGCCACCGCCGATCTCGATTACGAGATTCTGTATCCGGGCGCGTATGCGCTGGCCCGCGTCGATCTGCCGCGCGGCCGTCACTTGAAAGCCCAGTCCGACGCCATGGTGGCCATGGCGCCGACCATCGACGTCGAGAGCAGAATGGACGGTGGATTGCTGGGCGGCCTCGGCCGGCTGATGAGCGGCGAGAGCTTTTTCCTGCAAACCCTGACGGCGGCGCGCGGGCCGGGCTCGGTGTTCTTCGCCCCGGCCGCGCCTGGGGAAGTAGCGGTGCTGGATCTTCAAGCCGGCGATGGGTACATCATTCAAAAAGACGGTTTTCTGGCATGCAGTGAGGCGGTTCAGGTCAGTACTCAGGTGCAAAACATCGCGCGGGGGCTTTTCAGTCAGGAAGGCTTTTTCATTCTCAAGGCCGAAGGTCGCGGGCTGGTTTTTCTGGAGTCCTACGGCGCGATCCATGAATTCAACCTCCAGCCGGGCCAACAAAAGATCGTCGATAACGGCCACCTGGTCGCCTGGTCCCAGTCCATGCGTTACGAACTGGAGATGGGTAATCCCGGCTTCATCGCCGCCTTTACCTCCGGCGAGAAAATCGTCTGCCGGTTTTTCGGTCCCGGCCGGCTGCTGGTGCAGACCCGGCAACCGCGACAGTTCGGCCTGTGGATTTCCCGCTTCCTGCCGGGATGA